tatttttgcatgttaagtttaaggagttagtgggttataactttatagtaagataggatacaATGTTTGATATCTGTGATCGATTGATAGGTAGGATCAGTCTCGATAGCAAGTTAATTTTTGGTTGATGAAACGTACATCGATTTGGTCGATCATGTTGGAACCAAGTATATAGTACATATATAGCTTCCAAACTCTAGGTTTTAGGGCAGGGATAGGTAGCACTCACTGGTCGTTTCAAAGTAATTAAGTTTGGTGAAGAGTCTCACCTAGAACACTTTTACCTATTTATGTTTACATTAAAAAGTATTTTGGCAACTAATTGGTTTGTTGCCACATGTTGCCAAACACTGTCAggccctatttttttttcttttcgaaaaAGGTTACCTTACTATCGTAAGCTTTTTTAAAGCCGTTAGATCAAATCCAACATCACGCACCAGCCATTCACTGAGCCTATTTTGTAATAGTGTAATTCATGTAGCTTTATAGAAACTCCCCAatattatatttctataaacCCATATAACCCATTGGGTCAATTGACAATGCTTTAAGTTTCGCAAAGACTACAgtgtgctatatatatatatataggacactcatatggggcaccatggtgcctgggcaccatggcatcaaatgaacaaaatcactcaaatttttcaaaattttcaaattgtgagtatatacctagttataataattcgattcatacctatacctatcaacaaaacaactcaaatttaactttatttcacaatccatgattacatacctaactaattatatgtatggatgctatatacctataatcaaaatctaacaaaaacaagttcaaattcagttcaaacttgctttgaactagttagtaaagtagttaatgttaatatctaagtaattgaaaaagtttcatactcatttgaattgggtatatactcaatttcaacaatggtgcccgggcaccatggagcaccaaacaaatttaatatatatatatatatatatatatatatatatatatatatatatatatatatcaatgtaTTTTTACCGTAAACTAAATTCGATCTGCTGCTAATATGTAAGTTGTGAAACATATAAAGCTCAACACTAGAGAAAATCTTCGTAGTTGAATATATATGATTTGTAATATAGACAAACACGGAAAATTATCGACCATATAACAATGGCCAACCATGCAGACCCTGCTACTATGGGATGTATGAGAAGAACAACCATCACTAGTACTTACTCCACTCTGTTCATCCTATAAGGTGTATTTTGAAATTCTTTTAACGGGGACATATCTTCATTAATGTTTTCCTCATCCCTTTGCCCTCTTGGTCAATATATACAGCCATGAACACAGTCATGCAGGCAACCAATAAAACCACAAGGccacattactccctccgtttcaaaatgtttgacaccgttgactttttagtacgtatttgaccattcatcttattcaaaaaatttaattaattatttattcttttcatatcatttgattcattgttaaatatactttcatgtacacatatagttttacatatttcacaaatttttttaataagacgaacggtcaaacacgtgctaaaaagtcaacggtgtcaaatattttgaaacggagggagtatatgttttaTCTACACATTATAACTACTCCtacattgaaaagaaaaaaaaagacagaaacAAAATTACAACAGGTGCTTGCTATACATTGGGTATAGTCAATTGGGACACCATCACACCATTGCTTCCACCTATTTGTAGCTACCTCattcactcactcactcactcactcccACACACTGCagccagctgcagctgcagcataGCAGCCAGACTCACTCTCACACAGTCACACTACTACTAGACTACTACTACTCCCAGCAATcacatcctctctctctatctctctctttcaaAAGCGTGTGTGCCTGTGAGCCTGTGACTGACGACGGACTGTCTGCTGGCACGCACGAGCGGGCGCCTGTGCGTGTGTGCTCCGACCTGCAAATCAGAGACCAGATCGAGCCCCCTGGCCGGCTGCAGCTGCCTCCTTGCTTCCTCTAGCTCCTGGAGTGAGGAGAGCTCGCCATTGCTGTCTGCTCAAGCTCTCTAGCGTAGCTAGACTTCTCCGGCGTGTGCTTGGCTGCTGCTAGCTGCTAGCTGGCCAGTCTTCCTCTCTTGTCCGCCGgcgagatggtggtggtgggcgccgTGAGCTGCTGCCGGAGAGGGAGTTggcggcgacgcgccgccgccctcgccctcgccgtcgtcgtcgtcttcgccgcGGCAGCTGGTGAGTGCAGAGATGGCAGAGGCGAGCTAGCTCTCTTGCCAGCTCTTCTTTTCATGCGTGCACTTTTTAATCTGAGCGTCTAGTCTTTTGATCTTCTGCATATAATCAGTGATTACTTGCTCTagctctctctttttccttcacctttttggtgcttttctttttgtctgAAGACCAAATTAACCGGATCTTTGATTAGGTTCATCAGAAGCTTGTTAACTGCATGCAGGTTGATTAATTAATCTAGCTACAATGTTTTACTACTTTACATATAACATTAGAGTGGTAGCTATCTCTGGCCAGGTCTTCTCTCTCAAGGAAACTACCTTAAACAATCTTAAAAACTGAACATTAATTAAATTAAGTGTTCTTCTCTAgtggttagttttttttcttagaaattcTTGTGGTTGATTAGCATGCCGTCTCTACTCTCTTCATGTACCGAATACAAATATCGAGAGGCTTATCTCTCAAATGGTAACATTTTTATTTGCTTCCCTTCTCTCTTGATGAAAAGTTTTGGTGTAGTTCTTGCATGCTTGCAAATTTAAGGTCCATATATACATTCTACACCCTTCTCTCTGCTAATTACTTTTCGTCCCATCACCTAGCAAATACACTAATATAAGGCACCTCCTCAGAGACTAAAGTGTAATTAGCCCAaaagctaattttaaattgcaaTATAATTAACAATTTCAATTTCCTTGTTGCATGCCATTGATCTTTAGTTTCCTCACACTTGCAacatcctagctagctagtgaaaGAAAGCCACCAAGGTCAGGATCTCTTAACTTTCTCATTAAGCTGTACACTCAATCATATCTCCACACATTTTCAAGATGCAAACCTATATTAATTTGCTTcttaacacacacacacacacacacacactctctctctctctctctctctctctctctctctcatagtCTCATATTCTCATTTGGTCTTCACCAACTAGAGCCTTTTTCTCCCAGCAGTGTAGTGTGCTGGTGCCCACACGATGGCACTGCACGCTCTGGTCcagaaaataatatataaaacgaTCGACCTACTAATATAATACACGACATCAGCTTTAGTacagggagagaagaagaagaaagattcTGCAAGAGAACAGCCCATGCAAGGCCAATACACGTACAATCCACAGCCCAATTaatcagctagctagccacaAATACATTTTTGGTCTCACCTGCTTAACGTTTAGGACGCCGACCATATGCTCCAATCTCCTTGAGATCCTAGCTAGCTAACCACCCATTCTAATTAGCAATGGTCACCACGAATGATTAATGTAGAGTATGTAATTAGGAGATTTTTCAAGGGTTCTTTTTGCTGTATTGAGAGGCAGATGTCTCTTGTTGTATTaattctgaagtatttattatttattaaatctggaaataacatatatatatacatcgatACATTTATACATCCTATAAAAATACTAAAACACAAAGTCTAGAGCTTTGCTAGTTGAGATAAGTGATATGACCGGATATCATTCATGCCGTAAAAAGAGTCGTATTTTTAGGCGTGGAGCTAATAATTCGAGGTAATAATCTGGTGGTGAAGTAGTTGAAAAGAACGTACTTGCATTATATTAGTAGGTCGTGTATTATATTAGTAGgtactatttaaaaaatataactattttatatatggttatattttttatagattaAATAGTACAAACTGatggagcaaaaaaaaattcataggtTGGTTTTCTACGTACGGATTCATCGATGATCCACTgttcattgtaaaaaagaacattaaaaaaatatatcaatatagtTATATATGCTTTCAGTAAAGTTTATACTAACAATTAaccatatatacatgtatgcatGCTACAGTTGCCGCTGCTGCAAGGAGGCCAATCCGTGTACTACGgagaccagcagcagcagcggcgcacGTGAGGAGACTagactcgtcgtcgtcgctgatGCTAGCGAGGAGGACcaacgcggcggccggcggcggcgacaacagcgacgtccggcggcggcggctgatcgGGCccgggtcgtcgccgccgacgtgccGGGCGCGGTGCGGGCGGTGCGCGCCGTGCCGGCCGGTGCACGTGGCGATCCAGCCGGGCGTCGGCGCCCAGTGGGAGTACTACCCGGAGGTGTGGCGCTGCAAGTGCGGCGATAAGCTCTTCATGCCGtgaccgccgccgtctcgccgccggcgaaccacgtagcgtggcggcggcggcggcgccagccatggctgcgtggatcgatcgatcagtagcATAGTTTTGAAAGGGGTGTAGTAGTGTGTaaaagagggggaggagaaaGTAATTTAAGTTAAAAGGTTATTTTGTGGTGATTATAAActagttaattaatcaactagGTCGATCTTAATCTTAAGATGGTGTACTGATCGAGTTGATGATGCCGGTAATGTCTGTAAATGTGAAATTTAAGATCTGGATTTTACCGTGTATGTTCTTCTTTTGATTTATCTGATTTCCCTTTTTCGACTAGTTCTTTTGCTTAGGTAATTTTTCACTTTGCATTCTTCAGGTTGTAGGGGTTATACTGTGTCATTGTAATTGCAAATTAAGATGGACAATTATCTGTCTTGTGCTATTACATCACGCGATTTTCTCATGATATTGGACTAGGCAAGAGTTTCCTAGCCGTCTAAAAGCGGGTGGGAATTGAAGAGAGAATAATTAACTAGGGGTTCaacacgaatcttaaagcatatAAAGccatgtttagtttcaaagttttttttccaaactttcaactttccatcacattaaacctttcatatacatataactcttctatcacatcgtaccaatttcaaccaaacttccaaacttcaatgtgaactaaacacagcctaagccgTCCTAAATTGACAGCGGTACTTAAAAAAACAGAATAGTTCGACGAATAACAagtattacaaaatatatatacactgaGATTTTATTAACAAATAAACCAACCTAGCTAAATTTacagtatactccctccatttcatcatattataaatcactttgtttttttctagtaaaaaagATTTTAGctaaaacaccaaattagttttagtaAATTATTATAGGATGTCGAGATTCGTAAtgttaggatgtgtcacatcctatcgtgggtttgttttttatgggacggagggagtattacattAACATGTTGCAGGAGCTCATCATAGAGctaaaataccaaattagttttattaaatctagcattcaatatattttaatattatgtttgttttgtttcgaAAAAACTACTATATTTCTTATAACTTTGTCGAACTCAAAAaggtttaattagaaaaataataaaaagacttataattaatataaaaaagGAGGAAGTAGAATATTATAcgatctacttcctccgtcccataatataagggattttaagttttttttactgtttgaccactcgtcttatttaaaaaatttgtgcaaatataaaaaatgagaagttgtgcttaaagtactttagataataaagtaagtcaaaaaaaataaataataattctaaatttttttagataaaacgAGTGATCAATTAGTACAAGCAAATatttaaaatcctttatattatagaACTGAGGGCGTAGTTACAAGTCTATTTCGACTGACAACGTGAAAGCAATTCTCAGCTGTTAGAAGTCTGGTGAGGTCACTCACTCTGATAGATCACATCATCACATGGATGCACGGAGTACTAAAATGTCAGGACGATGTTATCCTGAAACTTCAGGCTACATAACCCCATGATACTAGGAGTACAGTGCCTACTACCCGTACTTCAGCATCGATAATGCATAGAACTCTCTCTGTCTCTATATACAACAAATTTGAATAGGCTTTATattcagatttattatactaggatgtgtcacatctaataaaaaattttatatttagttacggagaaagtatatgcatagactttctttttttcattttctatgCATAGATCGATACATGGTCATTATGAAGTTCAGCTTGCATTAGCGGCGAATCCAACAGAGTTTCAGGCTCTGTTTAGttggatctaaagtttggattttggttgaaattagagatgatgtgattgaaaagttgtgtgtgtatgacaggttgatgtgatggaaaaggactgaagtttggatccaaactttgcatctaaacacagcctcagtcTTTCGGAGTCTGAGCAAATCTTGTTACATCaagtgctccctccgtcccataatattagggattttgactttttttaacacTGCTTTgcccactcatcttatttaaaaaatttgtgcaaatataaaaaaaacgaaaagttgtgcaaagtactttggataataaagtaagtcacaaataaaataaataataattctaaatttttttaaataagacgaatggtcaaacattgtaagtaaaaagtcaaaatcccttatattataggacggagggagtatttgcaaTGAAAATTTTGTCTCCAAATCTTCCGAAAACATTCAAATTCTATtgtatactccttccatccctaaatataagggattttggttggatgtaatGTATCTTAGTAactaaaattctttatatttagggacggatggagtatcttTCTAACGAGCTCAGACGACAATAGGGTCGCTGGGCGGTGGATCCGCCAATCCAATGCATAGCATAGTTTGGTCAAATACAGTACCATGTACATTCTACTTTATTGTACTTGTCTAGTTCTTGGTCCAAATATATGACCagtatttcttatattttggtacgAATATTCTATATTATATATGATAGAGAGGGCAATAATATCAATGGTTTGGTTACAATTGTTACCCCGCGCTGTTTGACTGGTAAATGGAGAAACAACCAAGCAAGGAAAATACAAAAGCTTGTCTGTTTGCTCATGATTAAAAATTTTGGCTTGGAATGAACTCCATAGTCTTCTCCAGGATTTGACGTCTATGCATGGCCAGGACCGGGACCCGGGTTCAATGCTGGCCCCTGTAACCCTGCAAGAGTACTCCTCCCCAGTCCAAGCCACATCTCTACACTTTAttcctctcttccttttcttaCTTTTCTATCTTCTTTCACTACTCTCACTCACCGACCAAATATAATGTTCAACACCTGCTTCCTTGCATCCTTGTTATACACCggattaattttataaaattacacAGTAATGACTCTAATTGATTGAGCTACCGCTAACGAGACATGAAAAATAAGCAAAGTTATACAAAATAATTaacatgtactctctccgttccataatataaaacacaactattttttaatgtttcataatataaggtatgCATGAATGTATATTATTAACTAGAACTTTTTTCccactaaatttattttttaaatcctccataCTTAAGATCGTTAATTCTATTGTGTATACATTATATTTATTTGGGTGATCAAAATtatgaggtgataataattatttgttgatatttgggttaagggtggttgagcgttatattttggaatggagggagtaaaacctttatactactactactagataTTAAAAGACAAAGCTAAAAAATAGACTCCAACAAACAAACCATCGCTCCCCTCCCATCGAAAAATAAGTTTTATGACTTAGATTTCTGCGGCCAATCCATATCCTATGAAATTCTGATGTCTCAGGCCCGTTCGATTTCTATACTTGAGAGAGGTTTTCAacgcacgtaaaacgagaaagcttattagcaaataatttaattacgtattaattattataaaatcaaaaaaatgaatttatttgaattttttaaatggCTTCTACATAGAAACCATTTATAAAAGGATGAAGAATTacgtattaaaaaataatttaattacgtattaattattataaaatcaaaaaaatgaatttatttgaattttctgTTAACAGTTTGAATAGCGTGCTAACAGAAAATGATGAAGTTAAAATTGAAGTTATAGAGCACACAAACTGCAAGAGTAACCACAGTATGGCTAACACCTTTTGGCTATAAAACTAAGGACTTTTTTTGGATAGCAGGAGATTACATAACAAATTCAAAAACATAATTAaaatctaattaaaaaaaactatgtttcAGAGGACTCTTATGATGGGTCGTATCCAAATTACACATTTCAAGACAAACATGATGAAAGCAGCTGACTATATTACTTATCATGTTGCCATCCCATGAGTCTCTCTGATCTGTGCCTAGCTGCTCCAATGGCTATATCTTTTTGGCCTTTCTGTTCCATCCATGTTTGCACAGATATAAATAATCTCAGAGATTTTATATGCAAGAGGCTTGTTGTGGCagctatagctatagctagctatatatcCACAGTGTCACACACTATACACACCCCTGTAGACGAGTAAACTGAAACAGGAGATGGGTGTActgatcaaaaaaaaaaaaactctaaattCTTGAGCAAAGAAGAGACAAGGCGTGCAGATCGATTTCTCCTCCCATTTCATGCATGCGTGCATATGTATGATCGGCCGATGCAAACACAACACGCTATCCATAAAAACCGTGCACTCATGTGGGGTTTGCTTCGAATGTGAAAGTGCTATAGGTGTACAACTTTAGGATATCTCCTGTGAGATTCATCAATTATATGTGAGCAGTGCATATATAGTATAGTCTCGCTACGATACTCTCTACTGGTAGCATAATATAATAGGCTATATACGCATACACGCACACCAAATAATTTGTCGAAAATTGGCTCTTGGGCGACACTCTAGTTGGTTGCTATAACACATAGAATTGTTTAAGTAACCGCACGAAAATTCAACACATTTGTTATAATACTATCGAAGACTCTTGTGTGACGCTTTAATTGGTTGCCAGAACACAGAAAAAGAGTTAAGTAACAGTAACATATTTGTTATTATATATAGACGATAGAGAATTTCATAGAAGGCACTTGAATACAAAACTAAGCTATTTTCTAGAGGTTGCTGAATAGGCATGTGTACAAGATTATAAGATAGCCGCTAGATATTATATTTGGAATTCTGCATATATTCTACCATCTGAATTAATGCGAACACTCGCTATCAACTGTAAGAAGGGATGGAATGATGCTGCAGGATGCACATAATAACAACCTGTCAACTGTACCCTGCAATACTCCTCCctaagagcaaggttaataatACAACCGAcctgttggctataaggttctttgtAGCATTCTCTCAGCCtaccatataatagttagctctttacaattaatacagggCCCACTTGCCTCTCTCATAGAGttttttggttcttgtgtcTGAGCCGGCTGTAAATTTACAGCCcgtttctcctctctctcctctcttctctcctccacatcagcatttagctggcttatagcctattattatacttgctctaaccTGAAACTGCTGAACTGCATGCAGTGTCGAAAACCTCAACATCCTTGAACAGATATACTACCAGCTAGCTTTACAACATCCCATTTCAACCTGGTAGACTGGCTATGTCTCACACTGATTCCAAAATGGTCACTGCCAAAACAGGAGGCAGGAGCTGTCCGATGATCAGCTGCTCCATGTTACTGCAATACTAGTAGTAATATAAGATGGCATGCATCTGATCATCATCATGGTACTCCTGTCTTTCTGAATGAAAGATCATTCACTATTCAGATAGGAGTAATATCATAAGGAGAGGATTATATGGGCTGAAAAATAGTGTTCGCCCATGGCATAGCATAGGTCAGCAACCCAACCCCACAGACTCCAACAAGATCGAGGGGGTTGTTTGGCTAGCAGCatctttggaaaaaaatatcaaaatagtTTTGTCATTTCTGAAGTACCAGtgtactccctcagtttcacaatataagtcattttaacattttccacattcatattaatattaatgaatctagatatatatgtgtgtctagattcattaacatctatataaatgtgggcaatgctagaatgacttacattgtgaaacggaggaagtatatttgtATTCTACATTTTCTTCTCCATACTACTACAAGTAAAGGAGTACAGTATATCTTTTTGTTGTTTGTCATGTGAGGTTCAAGGGTACAGGGTACTTGCCCTGCAGCCGTACCGTCCTTGTGAAAAGGAGGCACACACATGCATATTGATACTTGTGAGATACTGTGCATATTGATACTTGTGAGAGATACTGTGTGCCACTACTAGCTTTCTCACAGACACACGAGACAAAGAGATACAGATGGATACCGCAGC
The nucleotide sequence above comes from Oryza glaberrima chromosome 11, OglaRS2, whole genome shotgun sequence. Encoded proteins:
- the LOC127753904 gene encoding EPIDERMAL PATTERNING FACTOR-like protein 4; amino-acid sequence: MVVVGAVSCCRRGSWRRRAAALALAVVVVFAAAAVAAAARRPIRVLRRPAAAAAHVRRLDSSSSLMLARRTNAAAGGGDNSDVRRRRLIGPGSSPPTCRARCGRCAPCRPVHVAIQPGVGAQWEYYPEVWRCKCGDKLFMP